The proteins below are encoded in one region of Lactuca sativa cultivar Salinas chromosome 3, Lsat_Salinas_v11, whole genome shotgun sequence:
- the LOC128132874 gene encoding uncharacterized protein LOC128132874 → MGQKGGRDAFVSQVLRRQIEAEDHKYKARLRVFIIVVRLLLKIGLPFRGHDESVNSEHRGLYIEVLKAIRETSEDIFNNTLENAPKNNQLISPKIQKELVQCFAQEVLLSIREEICQDVFALLVDESSDVSKKEQMVVVLRYVDSLGFVKERFISLVHVKDTSSLTLKNAINEIRGQGYNWASNMRGKFNDLKSLILQENDKAFYVHCFAHQLQLVVVAIAKKHDGVSDFFEQISLVVHVVCASCKRKDLLREQAREMVQKGLCSGELETGRGLNQETTLVRAGETRWGSHFNTLTSLMKLFANVLVDLDFVKEEGGSLANRQQASGILAYFKSYEFVFYLHMMYGVLHLMSTLSKQLQRKDLDILEAASIVRGTMEALQYFRNIGFASILPKTSSFCQAHEIDTLDME, encoded by the exons ATGGGACAAAAAGGAGGGAGAGATGCATTTGTTTCCCAAG TCTTGAGGAGGCAAATCGAAGCAGAGGACCATAAATATAAAGCTCGATTACGTGTTTTTATTATTGTTGTTAGACTTTTATTGAAAATCGGTTTACCGTTTCGTGGTCATGACGAGTCGGTTAACTCGGAACATAGAGGGCTTTACATTGAAGTGTTAAAAGCCATTCGAGAGACAAGTGAAGATATTTTCAACAATACTTTAGAAAATGCTCCTAAAAACAATCAACTAATTTCACCTAAAATTCAAAAAGAACTTGTGCAATGTTTTGCACAAGAAGTACTTTTGAGTATTCGTGAAGAGATTTGTCAAGATGTTTTTGCTTTACTAGTTGATGAATCTAGTGATGTTTCAAAAAAGGAACAAATGGTTGTTGTTTTGCGTTATGTCGATAGTCTTGGCTTTGTGAAAGAAAGATTCATAAGTCTAGTGCACGTGAAGGATACATCCTCTTTGACACTCAAAAACGCCATAAATGAA atAAGAGGACAAGGTTACAATTGGGCTAGCAATATGCGAGGGAAATTCAATGATTTGAAATCTTTGATATTACAAGAGAATGACAAGGCTTTTTATGTACATTGCTTTGCACACCAACTTCAATTAGTAGTTGTGGCTATAGCAAAGAAGCATGATGGTGTTAGTGACTTTTTTGAGCAAATTTCGTTGGTGGTTCATGTTGTTTGTGCCTCGTGTAAAAGAAAAGACTTACTACGAGAGCAAGCAAGAGAAATGGTGCAAAAAGGCTTGTGTAGTGGTGAACTTGAAACCGGAAGAGGGTTAAATCAAGAGACTACACTAGTTCGAGCGGGAGAAACAAGATGGGGTTCACATTTCAACACACTCACAAGTTTGATGAAGTTGTTTGCGAATGTTCTTGTAGATTTAGATTTTGTGAAAGAGGAGGGAGGGTCATTGGCAAACCGTCAACAAGCATCTGGAATCTTAGCATATTTTAAATCATATGAGTTCGTGTTTTACTTACATATGATGTATGGCGTTTTACACCTCATGAGTACATTGTCAAAGCAACTTCAAAGAAAAGATCTAGACATTTTAGAAGCGGCTTCGATAGTTAGAGGG